Proteins encoded within one genomic window of Bacteroides sedimenti:
- a CDS encoding FKBP-type peptidyl-prolyl cis-trans isomerase, protein MSLKHKDYKEANIRFMQENLNEEGVIELPCGVQYKVILKGSGAVPTAKSTVKVHYRGTLIDGTEFDNSFSRKRPVEFRVNEVIDGWQEALKIMPLGSRWMIYIPYELGYGTRSMGKIKAYSTLIFEVELLGVR, encoded by the coding sequence ATGAGTTTGAAACATAAAGATTATAAAGAGGCAAATATCCGTTTTATGCAGGAAAACCTGAATGAAGAAGGTGTGATTGAATTGCCCTGCGGAGTACAATATAAAGTAATTCTGAAAGGTTCCGGTGCAGTACCCACGGCAAAGAGTACCGTAAAGGTACATTATCGTGGCACATTGATTGACGGAACAGAGTTTGACAATTCCTTTAGCCGAAAACGCCCTGTTGAGTTCAGGGTGAACGAGGTTATTGACGGGTGGCAAGAGGCACTGAAGATAATGCCGCTTGGTTCACGATGGATGATATATATACCCTACGAATTGGGGTACGGCACCCGGTCAATGGGAAAAATAAAAGCTTATTCAACCTTGATTTTCGAAGTGGAACTGCTGGGAGTAAGGTAG
- a CDS encoding SDR family NAD(P)-dependent oxidoreductase: protein MKRVIIIGATSGIGYEVAKDYLKMGWRVGVAGRREDALEKFRSMAPNMVEIQPLDVTRDDAPEKLQILIDKLGGMNLFLLSSGIGSQNLELKPEIEINTARTNVVGFVRMVTAAFNYFKQQGGGHLAVISSIAGTKGLGSAPAYSATKRFQNSYINALAQLAHMEKLNIRFTDIRPGFVETDLLKDRDYPLLMKPERVAAHIIKALNRNKRIIMIDRRYAIIVFFWRMIPLWIWERLPIKNK from the coding sequence ATGAAGCGAGTTATAATTATTGGTGCCACGTCTGGTATTGGATATGAAGTTGCCAAAGATTATCTGAAAATGGGATGGCGTGTGGGTGTAGCCGGCAGACGAGAAGATGCTTTGGAAAAGTTTCGTTCCATGGCTCCCAACATGGTAGAAATTCAACCACTGGATGTAACCAGAGATGATGCGCCTGAGAAACTGCAAATACTGATTGATAAATTGGGCGGCATGAACCTGTTCCTACTTAGTTCGGGTATTGGCAGCCAAAACCTTGAGCTGAAACCAGAAATTGAAATTAATACAGCAAGAACCAACGTGGTAGGTTTTGTACGTATGGTTACAGCTGCTTTTAACTATTTCAAACAACAAGGAGGAGGCCATCTGGCAGTGATTAGCTCTATTGCCGGAACCAAAGGCTTGGGCTCTGCTCCGGCCTACTCTGCAACAAAGCGTTTTCAGAATTCCTATATCAACGCATTAGCTCAGTTGGCGCACATGGAAAAACTGAACATTCGATTCACTGACATCCGCCCCGGCTTTGTTGAAACGGATCTGTTAAAGGATCGTGACTACCCACTATTGATGAAACCGGAACGTGTTGCAGCCCACATTATAAAAGCACTGAATCGCAATAAACGTATTATTATGATTGACAGAAGATATGCCATTATTGTATTCTTCTGGAGAATGATTCCGTTGTGGATCTGGGAACGACTCCCCATTAAAAACAAATAA
- a CDS encoding hybrid sensor histidine kinase/response regulator transcription factor yields the protein MINNKRLYIIAMFLLLLSGFNSSEAKSSYYFKQISVEQGLSQSLVRCVLEDCKGFVWIGTRYGLNRFDHYDLKSYFNRHNDNNSLPGNQIFFIAEDVNLNLWISSNEGLALYNREQDNFTPILFNKKPFITHAFLNTKDGILFGGAGEIFSYNSHNHELEKLQISFPDNQFSRINQMVYLNDATILCSSRWNGIWLYDVNHKMMKRTTFCSEKNIMSVTVDALKRIWVSPYGKGLFCYSPQGKLLHHFSTSNSDLNNDVILDIKCWGKSVWLATDGGGINILNTADLSFSHITHTQGDIYSLPVNSIYCLYRDSEENIWAGSIRGGLIAIREVYIRTYRDVPLNNPFGLSDKTVISLFQDEDETIWIGTDGGGVNSFNPQTNNFRHYLPTYGEKVVSITRYSNTELLVSLFSKGVFVFNKQSGTFRPLSKVNEAINKNVSGSGLSVNLARGGRNRIYLLARNVFSYDLTSQEIKMVKLNKNEETGSLQHLHSDEDATWVFSNESIYRIDNAQNRMIKVFTITKGSIINTVKRDEIGNFWIGTNEGLSYYSISGKKLTDIRTNLFREVSAIVYDKKGHVWFSSQGMLFAYNIKERKFILFGESDGAYPNEYLSKPTLLSNSGNVFIGGVTGLLRVDKDIPFQKTGQPKIELADLMFNGATAYDKINFEKGEISIPWNHNSLVVNCIVREKDVFRKKMFRYKIEGLDNQFIETYDHTLTLRALPAGKYKIMVSCNTRDGGWSEQTRLLTLIVTPPWWKSTWFTIIVIILLFIGVRGTIQLLIRRRENLLLKRMQEHEKQTQEEKIRFLINVSHELRTPLTLIHAPLKRILDRINTTDQLFGELSGIYKQTRRMKDIINMVLDIRRMEVGYDKVSMKNYSLNEWLQSVATDFTSEFRAAGIDLEFDFCQEIGVVAFDESKCRIVISNLLMNAMKYSETNTSVTLSTSLVRDDEQSFVRVTVKDQGIGLRGVDVDKLFTRFYKGEHGCEGSGIGLSYSKILIEVQGGKLGVTANEGNGGSSFYFDLPLLTKAEEKVSPVKPYLNELIQSSEELMAESQSFSTSSYSLLIVEDENELRSFLKESLKGYFNKIYTASDGINAMDIISQMHPDIIVSDVMMPRMDGFELCKKIKENIEFSHIPVILLTARDDGESVLKGYKNGADVYLPKPFEIDFLRTVIGSTMQNREAVKSLYRKNTIVTLPEKTTFSNTDEKFLLKMNEVISNNLAEVELDVTLLTEKLNISRASLYTKVKALTGMAVGNYINKFRIEKAVILLTRTDLSVTEISEQTGFSSQRYFSTAFKQAMGCTPSQYKAEHKEDKTA from the coding sequence ATGATAAATAATAAGCGATTATACATAATAGCAATGTTTCTTTTATTGCTGTCCGGATTTAATAGTTCTGAGGCGAAAAGTAGTTATTATTTTAAACAAATTTCTGTTGAGCAGGGTTTGTCACAATCATTAGTCAGATGTGTTTTAGAAGACTGTAAAGGGTTTGTATGGATTGGGACCCGTTATGGATTGAATCGTTTCGACCATTACGATTTGAAGAGTTATTTTAATAGACATAATGACAACAACTCACTTCCAGGTAACCAGATTTTTTTTATTGCAGAAGATGTCAACCTAAATCTCTGGATCTCCTCAAATGAAGGACTGGCTCTCTATAACCGTGAACAGGATAATTTTACACCAATTCTTTTCAATAAAAAACCATTTATTACCCATGCTTTTTTAAACACCAAAGATGGAATTCTGTTTGGTGGGGCTGGCGAGATATTTTCCTACAATTCGCATAACCACGAGTTGGAAAAATTGCAGATTAGTTTTCCGGATAACCAATTTTCTCGCATCAATCAGATGGTATATCTCAATGATGCCACCATCCTATGTAGTTCCCGCTGGAATGGAATCTGGTTATATGATGTGAATCATAAAATGATGAAAAGAACCACATTCTGTAGTGAGAAGAATATAATGTCTGTAACGGTAGATGCACTGAAAAGGATATGGGTATCACCTTATGGGAAAGGACTTTTTTGTTATTCTCCACAAGGTAAGTTACTACATCATTTTTCTACATCAAATTCAGATTTGAATAATGATGTAATCCTCGACATTAAATGTTGGGGTAAATCTGTCTGGCTGGCAACTGATGGTGGCGGAATTAATATCTTAAATACAGCCGATTTATCTTTTTCGCATATCACCCATACACAAGGAGATATTTATTCTCTTCCAGTAAATTCAATTTATTGTCTATATCGTGACAGCGAAGAAAATATATGGGCAGGTAGTATTCGAGGTGGGTTAATTGCAATTAGAGAGGTTTACATACGTACATACAGAGACGTGCCGTTGAATAATCCTTTTGGCTTGAGCGATAAAACCGTAATCAGCTTATTTCAGGATGAAGATGAGACAATCTGGATAGGTACAGATGGGGGAGGGGTAAATAGCTTTAACCCCCAGACCAATAACTTCCGTCATTATTTGCCAACATACGGAGAAAAAGTGGTTTCCATAACCAGATACAGTAATACTGAATTACTTGTTTCTCTGTTCAGTAAAGGTGTTTTCGTCTTTAATAAACAGAGTGGCACCTTTAGACCACTAAGTAAAGTGAATGAGGCTATTAATAAAAATGTCTCAGGGAGCGGACTTTCTGTGAATCTTGCCAGAGGAGGTCGAAACCGTATCTATCTGCTGGCTAGGAATGTTTTTTCCTACGATTTGACTTCCCAAGAGATTAAAATGGTTAAGTTAAATAAAAATGAGGAAACAGGTTCCCTTCAGCATTTGCATTCCGACGAAGATGCTACCTGGGTATTCAGTAATGAGTCGATCTACAGAATAGACAATGCACAAAATCGCATGATAAAAGTTTTTACTATAACCAAGGGTAGTATTATAAATACAGTTAAACGCGATGAAATAGGTAACTTCTGGATTGGAACCAACGAAGGACTTTCCTATTACTCTATCAGTGGAAAGAAACTTACTGATATTAGAACCAACCTTTTCAGGGAGGTATCTGCTATTGTATATGATAAGAAAGGACATGTTTGGTTCTCTTCCCAAGGAATGCTTTTTGCCTACAATATCAAAGAGCGTAAGTTTATCCTTTTCGGAGAGTCGGATGGTGCTTACCCCAATGAATACTTGAGTAAGCCAACCTTACTTTCTAATTCAGGAAATGTGTTTATAGGTGGAGTGACAGGATTGCTCCGTGTAGATAAAGATATTCCTTTTCAGAAAACCGGTCAGCCAAAAATTGAATTGGCGGACCTTATGTTTAATGGAGCAACGGCATATGATAAAATAAATTTTGAGAAAGGGGAAATCTCTATTCCCTGGAATCATAATTCATTGGTAGTAAACTGTATAGTTAGAGAAAAAGATGTTTTTCGAAAGAAAATGTTTCGTTATAAAATTGAGGGACTTGATAATCAATTCATTGAAACCTACGATCATACGCTGACACTTCGAGCGCTACCGGCCGGTAAATACAAGATTATGGTGTCCTGCAACACCCGGGATGGTGGTTGGAGTGAACAAACCCGATTGCTTACTCTTATAGTGACCCCTCCTTGGTGGAAAAGCACTTGGTTTACTATTATTGTGATTATTCTTCTGTTTATAGGTGTTCGTGGTACTATTCAACTGTTAATTCGAAGAAGAGAAAATCTGTTGTTAAAGCGGATGCAGGAGCATGAAAAACAGACCCAGGAAGAAAAGATTCGCTTCCTGATTAATGTTAGCCATGAATTACGCACCCCGCTTACATTGATTCACGCACCTCTTAAAAGAATTCTAGATCGTATAAATACGACAGATCAACTTTTTGGTGAATTGAGTGGTATTTACAAACAAACAAGAAGGATGAAGGATATTATCAACATGGTATTGGACATCCGACGGATGGAGGTGGGGTATGATAAAGTCTCCATGAAGAATTATTCCCTTAATGAGTGGCTGCAGTCAGTTGCAACTGACTTTACCAGTGAATTTCGAGCTGCGGGAATTGATTTGGAGTTCGACTTCTGCCAAGAAATTGGAGTGGTGGCTTTTGATGAGAGTAAGTGTCGGATTGTTATTTCCAATCTGCTGATGAATGCGATGAAATACAGTGAAACCAATACCTCTGTAACGCTCTCAACCTCGCTTGTCCGGGATGATGAGCAATCATTTGTACGTGTAACAGTTAAAGACCAGGGCATAGGTCTTCGGGGGGTGGATGTGGATAAACTTTTCACCCGTTTCTATAAAGGAGAACATGGCTGTGAAGGAAGTGGTATCGGTCTTTCCTATTCTAAAATACTGATCGAGGTTCAGGGAGGAAAACTCGGGGTTACAGCAAATGAAGGAAACGGTGGCTCTTCGTTTTATTTTGATCTGCCGTTATTGACAAAAGCAGAAGAGAAGGTGAGCCCTGTTAAACCGTATCTCAATGAATTAATACAGTCATCGGAAGAACTAATGGCAGAAAGTCAGTCTTTTTCAACTTCATCGTATTCTTTATTGATTGTTGAGGATGAAAATGAACTCAGAAGCTTCTTGAAAGAGTCTCTCAAAGGCTATTTTAATAAGATCTATACAGCTTCCGATGGAATAAATGCAATGGATATAATAAGTCAGATGCACCCCGATATCATAGTGAGTGATGTTATGATGCCACGAATGGATGGCTTCGAACTTTGCAAGAAGATAAAAGAAAACATTGAATTCAGCCATATCCCGGTGATATTACTCACAGCAAGAGATGACGGAGAGAGCGTTCTGAAAGGATATAAGAATGGTGCAGATGTTTATCTGCCCAAACCTTTTGAAATAGATTTCCTGCGTACGGTAATTGGATCAACCATGCAAAACAGGGAGGCAGTAAAGAGTTTGTACAGAAAGAATACTATCGTTACACTGCCAGAGAAAACAACCTTTAGCAATACTGATGAGAAGTTCTTGCTTAAAATGAATGAAGTTATTTCGAATAATCTGGCTGAAGTAGAACTTGATGTGACCCTGCTGACAGAAAAACTGAATATCAGTAGGGCTTCCTTATATACCAAGGTAAAAGCACTTACAGGAATGGCGGTGGGCAATTACATTAATAAATTCCGTATTGAAAAGGCTGTAATATTACTAACTCGTACTGATCTCTCAGTAACGGAAATATCGGAGCAAACCGGTTTTAGTAGTCAACGCTATTTTAGCACGGCGTTCAAACAGGCAATGGGATGTACTCCTTCACAATATAAAGCGGAGCACAAAGAGGATAAAACCGCTTGA